CGGCCGCGACCTGGGCCAGGTTGCGCTGCGTGGCCGGATGGGCCCACATCTCGCGGTTCATGGCCGGCGCCAGCAACAGGCCGCAGCGCTGCGCCGGACGGGCCAGCGCGGTCAGCGACAGCAGATCGTCTGCCCGCCCCTGCACGAGCTTGGCGATGAAATCGGCACTGGCCGGCGCCACCACCATCGCATCCGCCTCGCGGCTGAGGTTGATGTGCGCCATGTTGTTGTCCGGCCGCGCATCCCATTGACTGGTGTAGACCGGGCGATTGGACAGCGCCTGCATCGTCACCGGCGTGATGAACGATTCGGCCGCCTCGGTCATGATCACCTGCACCGAGGCGCCGGCCTTGACCAGCAGCCGCGTGAACTCGGCGATCTTGTAGCAGGCGATGCCACCGGAAAGGCCCAGCAGAATGTGCTTGCCGGCCAGGGAGTTGGATTCGGACATAGCGCGCAACTCTATCAGCGTCGCCACCCCTGCCGCCCCAAGCTGGGGAGCGAATCGACCAGCGGCAGGCCAGCGCCCTGCGACTGGCGGGCGACAAGCCGTCGAAGTGCGGCGCCCGACCCGGATCGGACGCGCGGAGAACGACCTCAGCCGCGCCGGCGGAACACCAGGTCCCAGACACCGTGGCCCAGCTTCAGGCCTCGATGCTCGAACTTGGTCTGCGGACGGTAATCCGGTTTGTCGGCATAACCGTCGGGCCGGGTGGCGGTGTTCTCCAGGTCCGGATCGGCGCTGAGCACCTCCAGCATCTGCTGCGCATACGGTTCCCAATCGGTCGCCAGATGCAGATAACCGCCAGGCGCCAGATGCTTCACCAGCTTGGCGATGAACGGCGGCTGCACCAAGCGGCGCTTGTGGTGGCGCTTCTTGTGCCACGGATCGGGGAAATAGATGTGCACGCCGGCCAGGCTGCCCGGCGGGATCATGCTGTCCAGCACCTCGACCGCGTCATGCTGGAAGATGCGGATATTCGGGATCTCCCGCTCGCCGATCAGTTTGAGCAGCGCGCCGACACCGGGCTCATGCACCTCGCAGCCGATGAAATCATGGTCCGGCAAGGTCTGAGCGATCTGTGCGGTGGCCGCGCCCATGCCGAAACCGATCTCCAGCACCACCGGTGCCTGACGGCCGAACACCGCGGCGTAATCCATCGGCGCCGGCTTGAACGGCAGGATGAAGGCGGGCCCCAGCTCGGCCAAGGCCCGGACCTGGCCCGTGCCCATGCGGCCAGGCCGCACGACGAAGCTGCGAATGCGCGCGCCGTACTTGGGATGGCGTTCGGCGCCCTCATCGGTGCCGGCAGCGGGCGACTCGGAAGGATCGTCGACACCGGGATCGTTCGGATGGGACATGGCGGGCGATTCAGCAAACAAAACAAGGGGCGAGAGTGTACCGGGCCGACCTCGCCTGCGGCGCCGAGACGCCGCGTGGCGTCCGTGGCGGCGTCCGTGGCATCCACGGCATCGGTGGGTATGGGGACCGGGGGGGCGCGCGCGGGCCGGGCCCCAACCGGGGCGGCTCAAGCTCGCGAACGTCAGCCCAGCTCGGCCATGACCAGGGGCGACGCGGTCCAGGGAGCCGAGGCATCGTCCAGTGTGATCGACGCCAGCACCTGGGCAATCGCCCGATCGGCGGCTGCGTCGTCGGCGGCATGCACCATCGCGACGGGATCGCCCTCGGACAGCACATCGCCGAGCTGGCGCATCCGATCCAGGCCGACGCGCATGTCGATGGCGTCGCCGGGCTGCCGACGACCGCCACCCAACTCGACGATCACGAGTCCGATGTCGCGGGTTCGCATGCCGGTGAGCCGACCCGCACGCGGCGCCGGCACCGGGCGCACCACGGGCGCGGTGGGCAGATGGGCCTGCGGATGGTCCAGCAGATCCGCCGGGCCGCCCAGCGCCGCCACCATCGCGGCGAACCGCTCGGCGGCCGCGCCGCTGTCCAGCGCCGCCTGCAGACGACGGCGTGCGGCGGGGGTGTCCGCGGCCAAGCCGCCCAGCACCAGCATCTCGGCGCCGAGCGCCAGTGTCAGTTCATGGGTGCGGGGCTCGCGCGGGAGGTCGCCGCGCAGATAGTCGATGGCGCCGCGCACTTCCAGCGCATTGCCCACCTCCCAGCCGAGCACCTGATTCATGTCGGTGATCAGCGCGCGGGTCTTCAGGCCGGCGCCTGCCGCCACATCGACGATGCTCTGTGCCAGCTCTTGCCCGAAGGCCGGCGTGGCGGCGAAGGCGCCATTGCCGCACTTGATGTCCATGGCCAAGCCCTGCAAGCCGGCGGCCAGTTTCTTCGACAGGATGCTGGCGGTGATCAGCGGCACGCTCTCCACGGTGGCGGTCACATCGCGGGTGGCGTAGAAACGCTTGTCGGCGGGCGCGAGATCGCCCGTCTGGCCAATCACCGCGCAGCCCAGCGTGCGCACGATGCGATCGAAATCCGCTGGCGCCGGCGCGGTTTGATACCCCGGGATCGCTTCGAGCTTGTCCACCGTGCCGCCGGTATGACCCAGCCCACGGCCGGCAATCATCGGCACATAGCCGCCGCAGGCCGCGACCAGCGGCGCCAGCATCAGGCTGATCTTGTCACCCACGCCGCCGCTGGAGTGCTTGTCCAGCACCGGGCCCGGCATGTCGGGCCACGCGAGCACCCGGCCGCTGTGCATCATCGCCCGCGTCAGGGCGACCGCTTCGGCCCGGCCCATGCCGCGCAGGAAGATCGCCATGCCCAGCGC
The Roseateles amylovorans genome window above contains:
- the trmB gene encoding tRNA (guanosine(46)-N7)-methyltransferase TrmB, with the translated sequence MSHPNDPGVDDPSESPAAGTDEGAERHPKYGARIRSFVVRPGRMGTGQVRALAELGPAFILPFKPAPMDYAAVFGRQAPVVLEIGFGMGAATAQIAQTLPDHDFIGCEVHEPGVGALLKLIGEREIPNIRIFQHDAVEVLDSMIPPGSLAGVHIYFPDPWHKKRHHKRRLVQPPFIAKLVKHLAPGGYLHLATDWEPYAQQMLEVLSADPDLENTATRPDGYADKPDYRPQTKFEHRGLKLGHGVWDLVFRRRG
- the deoA gene encoding thymidine phosphorylase; this translates as MMLAQEIIRAKREGMALDEAQIQHFVRGLVDGSWSEGQVAALGMAIFLRGMGRAEAVALTRAMMHSGRVLAWPDMPGPVLDKHSSGGVGDKISLMLAPLVAACGGYVPMIAGRGLGHTGGTVDKLEAIPGYQTAPAPADFDRIVRTLGCAVIGQTGDLAPADKRFYATRDVTATVESVPLITASILSKKLAAGLQGLAMDIKCGNGAFAATPAFGQELAQSIVDVAAGAGLKTRALITDMNQVLGWEVGNALEVRGAIDYLRGDLPREPRTHELTLALGAEMLVLGGLAADTPAARRRLQAALDSGAAAERFAAMVAALGGPADLLDHPQAHLPTAPVVRPVPAPRAGRLTGMRTRDIGLVIVELGGGRRQPGDAIDMRVGLDRMRQLGDVLSEGDPVAMVHAADDAAADRAIAQVLASITLDDASAPWTASPLVMAELG